The sequence below is a genomic window from Synechococcus sp. PCC 7335.
TCTTGAATCCTGTGTACAGCTCGCGAATGAAGGGACAATCGGAGTTAGAGGCGAGTACCTGTACTCCTTTAGTCGCGAGCTGGCCAATAGTGTCTCTTAGCGCAATTTGCTGTTCGGTGGCGAAGCGATCGCGGCTGTAGGCAGTGAACTTGCTAGTTTCACTGAGCGGATGATAGGGCGGATCGAAGTAAACAAAATCCTGACTATCTTGGGCTTGCTCGGCTATATGAGTGAATGACTGCTCTGAAATATCAGCAATTTGTAACGCAGCTGAGGCCGCTCGGAGCAAGTTGGGTACGCAAATTTTGGGACTTTTGTAGCGGCCCACAGGAACGTTGAACTTTCCTTTTGAATTTTCTCGATACAGGCCGTTGTAGCAGGTTTTGTTCAGATAGATGAACCGGGCAGCGCGAGCGATCGGCTCAGTTTCGATAGCGGCGCGGACATGGTAATAATAGCTCTCGCTGTGCTGCTGTTGATGAATGGCTAGTTGATGAATCAGATTGGCTACCTGGTCGCGCACGCACCGGTACACATTGATCAGTTCAGGGTTAAGATCGCTAAGGTACGCCCGTTTCCCTTTCGCATGCAGCTCGGAAGCTAAATGAAAGAACAGAGCGCCGCCGCCTAGAAACGGCTCGTGATAGCGCTGAAAATCTACGGGTAAAAAGGGCTGGTATTGTTCTATTAGGCGAGATTTTCCGCCTGCCCACTTCAGGAAAGGACGAGACGCTGCGACTAGATGAGATCCTGGTGCTGAGGAGTTGATAGTTGAAGCGGCAAGAGGCGGTGTCATAGATGAACTCTATTGAAGATGCCACCTCGATCAAGACAGCAGCAATAATACTTGCGGTAGGATAATGACTAGTCACTCTAGTTCAGCGTAACCTGTTTTTTCTGCTCCTTATTCTTTCGCTATTATGCAAGAGTTTTTTGACAACGTATCGCGCTATCCTCGCTATCTAATTAGCTTCTCGCTGGGTATATTCTACAACGCGATCGCGCCGCTCATTCCTTTGCTCAAGCGACCCACTACTGCGATCGCTCTAATTAGCGCTGTCATCGCCTCTTTCATTGGCCTTAGTTTCATACTTAGAGCGATGCTGGGTTTGACATAGCATCAGCATCTGTTCCTTGCTTAATTATCCTTTCAATTCAATATGGCAACTAGTAGACGAGTCGCAAAGGTCTCAGCCTCCATTAAGCGTGAAGTCAGCCAAATGCTGCTAAACGACATCAAAGATGACCGCGTTGGTGCTGGTATGGTCAGTATCACCGATGTAGACGTTGCTGGAGACTTGCAGCATGCCAAGATTTTCGTCAGCATCTATGGCACTGACGAAGCTAAAGCAGAGACCATGGCAGGATTAAAAGCGGCTGAGGGCTATGTGCGTCGCCAGCTAGGCCAAAGAATGAAGCTACGCCGCACGCCGGAAGTCACTTTCAAAGAAGATCGATCTTTTGATCTAGCCACCAATGTCTTGAATGTGCTCAACCAAATTAGCGCCGAGCGCAAAGCTGGAGATTCTATCGACGCTCAAGAGCTAGGTAACACTGAACCCTAATAGTTACTGAATGTGCTTTGTCGTGGGTCAGGTGCTTGGATGTTATCAACCCTAGCGATCACCTACAGCTGGTAGGATGTTCGCAAAAAATATAGACTGCGATGCTCTCTTCTCGTTTGCCTAGCCCAGATACGCTGACTCTTAAAGAACAAGTGGCGCAGATGATAGTTGTACGTACAACAGGCCATCTGTTCGATCATGAGGTGGAATATCCGCAGTGGGAGGCTACGAATGCGAAGCTGCAACGCTATCTCTCGCTAGGCGTTGGCGGCGTTATCTTATTAGGGGGAAGTGCCGCAGAAATAGGCATACGCACGCAAGAACTACAGTCTTGGGCAAAGTATCCGCTACTGATGGCAGCAGATATTGAGGAAGGGGTGGGCCAAAGGTTTAGTGGTGCGACCTGGTTTGCGCCACCGATGGCATTGGGTGAGATTGCCAAGAAGGACCTGGACTTGGCGCTTCAATTATCAAAGCGGATGGGAGCAGCGATCGCACAGGAGGCCGCCGCCATTGGCCTGAACTGGCTGCTAGGTCCAGTGGTGGATGTGAATAACAACCTGGATAACCCAGTTATTAACGTGCGAGCGTTCGGCGAGAAAGCGAATGTCGTCGCGAAGCTAACTGGCTCATTTATCGAAGGAACCCAGTCTAGAAAAGATAGCGCGTCGGTGTTGACCTCAGCGAAGCATTTTCCTGGACACGGTGATACAGATATGGATTCGCACTTGGGTCTGCCTGTTATTAACCACGATTTTGAACGATTGCAGGCACTAGAACTGGTGCCCTTTGAACAGGCGATCGCATCAGGTGTAGATAGCATCATGACCGGCCATCTCCAGCTTCCCAAAGTGGATTCAACCTATCCATCTACCCTATCGAAGGTAATGCTCTCTGGTCTGCTACGGCAGGATATGGGCTTTGGTGGTTTGATTGTGACCGATGCGCTAGTGATGGGCGGAATAACTCAGCAGTATGGTGAGAATGAGGCGGCTGTGCTAGCGGTAGAAGCCGGAGCGGATGTGGTGTTGATGCCTAGAGATGTCGAAGGGGCGATCGCCTCGATTTGTAACGCAGTCAACAGCGGGCGGATTCCGGCTAGTGCGATTCTTCAGTCCGTAGAGCGAATCTGGCGAGCCAAGCATAAGATTGCCGATCTGATGGTGACTGACGGCATGTCTCGCCATGCGTGGCAGCATCAGTCGGTGCCGCCTGTGCAGATAGAACAAATTGCTACTAAAGAGGCGCGATCGCTTGCGGCAGAAATTCTGCAAGCCTCACAGCAAGTAAACAACGCGCCGAGCCAGTCGCTTGCTCAGGCGATCAGTCCACCCCTAATTCCAGGACAAAACTTAGTTCTGGTGGACGACTTGCTGCACTGCCGATTTTTAGATCGAACAGCACCGGCTATTGCGTTGCCAGCCAGCCAGGGTTACGAACTGACGTTGATCGATAGTCGAAGTGCAAATACGAAGAACTTACGCACAGATGCGACGACGTTGGTACAGCTATTTATTAGAGGTAATCCGTTTCGTAGTGGAAGGGGGCTAAGTGCGATCGCCTTCGACCTTATCCAAGCATTAGGCAGCAATGTGCAGGCAGTTGTGCTCTATGGCAGCCCATACGTGTGGAAAGATATTCAGGCTCTGTTGCCAAATGAAACGCCCTGTGTATTTACGTACGGGCAGATGAAGATGGCACAGGTGATCGCGCTGCAGCCGCTTCTGGCTCCAAACAGTGCTTCAAACAGCGAGACAACCGAACATATCAAGGCTGCCGCCATCAATAGCGCTTTCACAGATTGAGTTGAGTAAAATTTGCAGCTTGTCTCCCAATGTTGTGAAAAACAAAATCGATAGGAGCAGCGATCACCGCTCCTATCGGTTCTAAAACTTATTTAGCCGTAGACAGCCTATCGATTAGCACCCGCTGCACGCTTGTCCTGACGTACCAGAAAGAGTCCAGCCACTATCCAAAACACCAGCAACCCGGCTGTGATCAGCAGCGTTGTAGTCAGTCCAAAGCTTGCGATCAAAGCAGGCGAGGCGGCGGTAAAGAGTCCACCGCCTACAATCGGCTCAAAGAAGAGCTGCTTGTAAGCAAAACTCTCAAACGCACCGGAGCGATTTTCTGGATCCACCATACGCATTAGTAAAATGCCAGTTGCGGTCACACCCATCGACTGGCCCAAATCACCAATGCCCTTCTCGAACCAATAGTCTGGGAAGAGACGAGGTGCAAACCATAGGAAGAAGGCAATATTCCAGGCGATGCCAAGTATGCTCAAGGTCAAGAAGATACCTAGGTTGCCACCCAGCACCTGTAGAGAGATAGACGCTAGCGCTGTGACGACAACAACATCTAGCGCTGTACCCGCAATATTTTTGGTGAGTCGTGGAATGACTAAAGCATCTAAATTCAACCGCACCATAATCAACTGAACGAGGATGCCGCCGATGAGTGCCATTGGAAACAGCGGTATGTACTCCATCACCGTAAAGCCAGTGCTCGCCCAGGTAAGATTTTCTATTAGAATCAGTGCTTGCTGGATTAGCCAGCCAAAGATAACAGCGATA
It includes:
- a CDS encoding DNA adenine methylase — encoded protein: MTPPLAASTINSSAPGSHLVAASRPFLKWAGGKSRLIEQYQPFLPVDFQRYHEPFLGGGALFFHLASELHAKGKRAYLSDLNPELINVYRCVRDQVANLIHQLAIHQQQHSESYYYHVRAAIETEPIARAARFIYLNKTCYNGLYRENSKGKFNVPVGRYKSPKICVPNLLRAASAALQIADISEQSFTHIAEQAQDSQDFVYFDPPYHPLSETSKFTAYSRDRFATEQQIALRDTIGQLATKGVQVLASNSDCPFIRELYTGFKIHTITAARSINSKASKRGKITEVLIAR
- a CDS encoding DUF751 family protein; the encoded protein is MQEFFDNVSRYPRYLISFSLGIFYNAIAPLIPLLKRPTTAIALISAVIASFIGLSFILRAMLGLT
- the rbfA gene encoding 30S ribosome-binding factor RbfA; translated protein: MATSRRVAKVSASIKREVSQMLLNDIKDDRVGAGMVSITDVDVAGDLQHAKIFVSIYGTDEAKAETMAGLKAAEGYVRRQLGQRMKLRRTPEVTFKEDRSFDLATNVLNVLNQISAERKAGDSIDAQELGNTEP
- a CDS encoding glycoside hydrolase family 3 N-terminal domain-containing protein — its product is MLSSRLPSPDTLTLKEQVAQMIVVRTTGHLFDHEVEYPQWEATNAKLQRYLSLGVGGVILLGGSAAEIGIRTQELQSWAKYPLLMAADIEEGVGQRFSGATWFAPPMALGEIAKKDLDLALQLSKRMGAAIAQEAAAIGLNWLLGPVVDVNNNLDNPVINVRAFGEKANVVAKLTGSFIEGTQSRKDSASVLTSAKHFPGHGDTDMDSHLGLPVINHDFERLQALELVPFEQAIASGVDSIMTGHLQLPKVDSTYPSTLSKVMLSGLLRQDMGFGGLIVTDALVMGGITQQYGENEAAVLAVEAGADVVLMPRDVEGAIASICNAVNSGRIPASAILQSVERIWRAKHKIADLMVTDGMSRHAWQHQSVPPVQIEQIATKEARSLAAEILQASQQVNNAPSQSLAQAISPPLIPGQNLVLVDDLLHCRFLDRTAPAIALPASQGYELTLIDSRSANTKNLRTDATTLVQLFIRGNPFRSGRGLSAIAFDLIQALGSNVQAVVLYGSPYVWKDIQALLPNETPCVFTYGQMKMAQVIALQPLLAPNSASNSETTEHIKAAAINSAFTD